A stretch of the Egicoccus sp. AB-alg2 genome encodes the following:
- a CDS encoding biotin carboxylase N-terminal domain-containing protein, translated as MPTSAPRLPRRVLIANRGEIAVRVARTCRQLGIATVAVFSDADADALHVEVCDEAVRIGGARAVDSYLRIDRIVEAALRCRADAVHPGYGFLSENAAFATAVAAAGLTWIGPPPDVIAAMGDKLEAKRRLAAADVPVLPGRELTSGLDDAEVAELAHEVGYPLLVKAAAGGGGKGMRLVADPAELNEAVSGARREAASAFGDDRVFLERFVQRPRHLEVQVLADAHGAVVHLFERECSIQRRHQKVVEETPSPAVDTEVREALTSAAVSAARAIGYVNAGTVEFVADDAVLARRRGGEEVDPREAFAFLEVNTRLQVEHPVTEATVRIAGDDGDGTLDLVRLQLLVAAGLPLPFAQADVRQAGHAIEARLYAEDPAHGHRPAPGPLLVFEPAAGDGIRWDVGVRGGDVVGPDYDPMLAKAIGWAPTRGEAAGRLAAALERTLLHATTNRDLLVAVLRDTAFLQGDTTTAFLAERFDPATRPLPAPDPAAVELAVAAAGLHALLTADSGALPRGVPAGFSNTRAFGQQLRVTAPGATAPRTVRIQPRDRDGGAWRIGVFDDVSPGVLQDDAAPASEQHVEVIEVGPDFLALEVEGHRRRLAVRWLTPAGAGEQAVRVALVDTARGWVGVTVLPRFPVAAAAEVAGATTAPMPGAVTRVAVAPGDRVARGDLLAVIEAMKMEHRITAAVAGEVAAVHVAPGEYVDADTVLVVVDAAPA; from the coding sequence GTGCCGACCTCCGCTCCGCGGCTGCCGCGCCGCGTCCTGATCGCCAACCGCGGCGAGATCGCCGTCCGGGTCGCCCGGACCTGCCGGCAGCTCGGCATCGCCACCGTGGCCGTGTTCTCGGACGCCGACGCGGACGCCCTCCACGTCGAGGTCTGCGACGAGGCGGTCCGCATCGGCGGTGCCCGGGCGGTCGACAGCTACCTGCGCATCGACCGGATCGTCGAGGCGGCGCTGCGCTGCCGCGCCGACGCGGTCCATCCCGGCTACGGCTTCCTCTCGGAGAACGCCGCGTTCGCAACGGCGGTGGCCGCGGCCGGCCTCACCTGGATCGGGCCGCCGCCGGACGTCATCGCGGCGATGGGCGACAAGCTGGAGGCCAAGCGACGCCTGGCGGCTGCGGACGTTCCGGTCCTGCCGGGCCGCGAGCTGACGTCGGGCCTCGACGACGCAGAGGTGGCCGAACTGGCGCACGAGGTCGGCTATCCGCTGCTGGTGAAGGCGGCGGCGGGCGGTGGGGGCAAGGGCATGCGCCTGGTCGCCGACCCGGCGGAGCTGAACGAGGCCGTCTCGGGTGCGCGGCGCGAAGCGGCGTCGGCGTTCGGCGACGACCGGGTCTTCCTCGAGCGGTTCGTCCAGCGCCCCCGCCACCTCGAGGTGCAGGTCCTCGCCGACGCCCACGGCGCCGTGGTGCACCTGTTCGAGCGCGAGTGCTCCATCCAGCGCCGGCACCAGAAGGTCGTCGAGGAGACCCCGTCCCCGGCCGTGGACACCGAGGTGCGCGAGGCCCTGACCTCGGCCGCGGTCAGCGCCGCCCGTGCGATCGGCTACGTCAACGCCGGCACGGTCGAATTCGTCGCGGACGACGCCGTGCTGGCGCGGCGGCGTGGCGGTGAGGAGGTCGATCCCCGGGAGGCGTTCGCCTTCCTCGAGGTCAACACGCGGCTGCAGGTCGAGCACCCCGTGACGGAGGCGACGGTCCGCATCGCCGGCGACGACGGTGACGGCACCTTGGACCTCGTGCGCCTCCAGCTCCTGGTCGCGGCGGGCCTGCCGCTGCCGTTCGCGCAGGCGGACGTCCGGCAGGCTGGCCACGCCATCGAGGCGCGGCTGTACGCCGAGGATCCCGCGCACGGCCACCGGCCGGCGCCAGGCCCGCTGCTCGTGTTCGAGCCGGCCGCGGGGGACGGCATCCGCTGGGACGTCGGCGTCCGCGGCGGCGACGTCGTCGGTCCGGACTACGACCCGATGCTGGCAAAGGCCATCGGCTGGGCGCCGACGCGCGGCGAGGCCGCCGGCCGGCTCGCCGCCGCGCTCGAGCGGACGCTGCTGCACGCCACCACCAACCGCGACCTGCTGGTCGCCGTCCTGCGCGACACCGCGTTCCTCCAAGGCGACACGACCACCGCCTTCCTCGCCGAGCGCTTCGACCCCGCGACGCGGCCCCTGCCGGCACCGGATCCGGCGGCCGTCGAGCTCGCCGTGGCCGCCGCCGGCCTGCACGCCCTGCTCACGGCGGACTCGGGCGCGCTGCCCCGGGGCGTCCCCGCCGGGTTCTCGAACACCCGGGCGTTCGGGCAGCAGCTCCGGGTGACGGCTCCGGGAGCGACCGCGCCCCGGACGGTGCGCATCCAGCCACGCGACCGCGACGGAGGCGCCTGGCGAATCGGGGTCTTCGACGACGTGAGCCCGGGCGTGCTGCAGGACGACGCCGCACCCGCGTCCGAGCAGCACGTCGAGGTGATCGAGGTCGGGCCCGACTTCCTCGCCCTCGAGGTCGAGGGGCACCGCCGACGGCTGGCCGTGCGATGGTTGACGCCGGCCGGCGCGGGGGAGCAGGCCGTGCGCGTCGCACTGGTCGACACGGCCCGTGGCTGGGTGGGCGTCACCGTGCTCCCGCGCTTCCCCGTTGCGGCGGCCGCCGAGGTGGCGGGTGCCACGACGGCGCCCATGCCCGGCGCGGTCACCCGGGTCGCGGTCGCTCCCGGCGACCGGGTCGCCCGCGGCGACCTCCTCGCCGTCATCGAGGCGATGAAGATGGAGCACCGGATCACGGCTGCCGTCGCCGGTGAGGTGGCCGCCGTTCACGTCGCCCCCGGTGAGTACGTCGACGCGGACACGGTCCTGGTCGTCGTCGATGCGGCGCCCGCCTGA
- a CDS encoding acyl-CoA carboxylase subunit beta, with protein MGVGGGVLGSRVDVTSEGFARNREANLALLAEIEAQLVAAAAGGGPDKLARHRQRGKLTIRERIALLLDPGSPFLELQPLIGWGSDFHVGGSVVQGIGVVRGVECLVTGADPTVKGGASNPFSVTKALRGLQVAAQNRLPVINLTESAGADLRTQKDIFVRGGRTFHDLTALSKAGIPTISVVFGSSTAGGAYVPGMSDYTVLVRDRSKVFLGGPPLVRMATGEEADEEELGGAVMHARTSGLGDYLADDEIDAIRIARDVVGHLRWNKAGPGPSEPADPPLHDPEDLLGIASVDLREPFDSREVLARVVDGSRFEEFKPAYGPNLVTGWASIHGFPVGVLANNGVLFNQEAEKGAQFIQLCNRLPVPLLFLQNITGFMVGTHYEQAGIVKDGAKLINAVTNSEVPHLTLMTGASYGAGNYGMCGRAYDPRMLFTWPNHHIAVMGPQQLAGVLSIVARSAAENRGEPWDEEQDAAVRRMVEQQIEQESNALYATGQGWDDGVVDPRDTRHVLGLALSAVHSAEVRGATGFGVFRM; from the coding sequence GTGGGCGTCGGAGGCGGCGTACTGGGGTCGCGGGTCGACGTGACCTCGGAGGGCTTCGCGCGTAACCGCGAGGCGAATCTGGCGCTGCTGGCCGAGATCGAGGCGCAGCTCGTGGCGGCGGCAGCCGGCGGCGGGCCGGACAAGCTCGCGCGGCACCGGCAGCGCGGCAAGCTCACGATCCGTGAACGGATCGCCCTGCTGCTGGATCCCGGCAGCCCGTTCCTGGAGCTGCAGCCGTTGATCGGCTGGGGCAGCGACTTCCACGTCGGTGGCTCGGTCGTGCAGGGCATCGGTGTCGTGCGTGGCGTGGAATGCCTCGTCACCGGCGCGGACCCCACCGTGAAGGGCGGCGCCTCGAACCCGTTCTCGGTCACGAAGGCGCTGCGCGGCCTGCAGGTCGCGGCGCAGAACCGGCTGCCCGTGATCAACCTCACGGAGTCCGCCGGCGCGGACCTGCGCACGCAGAAGGACATCTTCGTGCGCGGCGGTCGGACCTTCCACGACCTCACCGCGCTGTCGAAGGCGGGGATCCCGACGATCTCGGTGGTCTTCGGCTCGTCGACCGCGGGTGGCGCCTACGTACCCGGCATGAGCGACTACACCGTGCTCGTCCGCGACCGCTCCAAGGTGTTCCTGGGTGGGCCGCCCCTGGTGAGGATGGCCACCGGCGAGGAGGCCGACGAGGAGGAGCTCGGCGGGGCCGTGATGCACGCGCGCACGTCCGGTCTGGGCGACTACCTCGCCGACGACGAGATCGACGCCATCCGCATCGCCCGCGACGTCGTCGGTCACCTGCGCTGGAACAAGGCCGGTCCGGGCCCGAGCGAGCCGGCCGACCCGCCGCTGCACGATCCGGAGGACCTGCTCGGGATTGCCTCGGTGGACCTGCGCGAGCCGTTCGACAGCCGCGAGGTGCTGGCACGCGTGGTCGACGGGTCGCGCTTCGAGGAGTTCAAGCCCGCCTACGGGCCGAACCTCGTCACCGGGTGGGCGTCGATCCACGGCTTCCCGGTCGGCGTGCTCGCCAACAACGGGGTCCTGTTCAACCAGGAGGCGGAGAAGGGGGCACAGTTCATCCAGCTGTGCAACCGCCTGCCCGTCCCGCTGCTGTTCCTGCAGAACATCACCGGCTTCATGGTCGGCACCCACTACGAGCAGGCCGGCATCGTCAAGGACGGTGCGAAGCTCATCAACGCCGTCACCAACTCCGAGGTGCCCCACCTCACGCTCATGACCGGCGCCTCGTACGGGGCCGGCAACTACGGCATGTGCGGGCGCGCCTACGACCCCCGAATGCTGTTCACGTGGCCCAATCACCACATCGCGGTGATGGGCCCCCAGCAACTGGCCGGCGTGCTGTCGATCGTCGCGCGCAGCGCCGCGGAGAACCGTGGCGAGCCGTGGGACGAGGAGCAGGACGCGGCGGTACGCCGCATGGTCGAGCAGCAGATCGAACAGGAGTCCAACGCCCTCTACGCCACCGGTCAAGGCTGGGACGACGGGGTGGTCGACCCGCGCGACACCCGGCACGTCCTGGGGCTCGCCCTCTCCGCCGTTCATTCCGCCGAGGTCCGGGGCGCCACCGGCTTCGGCGTGTTCCGGATGTGA